One Deinococcus reticulitermitis DNA segment encodes these proteins:
- a CDS encoding molybdopterin oxidoreductase family protein, with protein MTAPTRDVLLTCPLDCPDACRLRITLERGEDGRERAVKLTGDADHPYTRGFACAKTVHYPERQNHPERPLSPLRRVNAKSDPEPQWERVSWDEALDDIAARLRALIAERGARSILPYHYAGTMGLMEGSHVHALWRALGAAELEETICASAGTEAWTLGYGSRLGVDPLDVPRARLIVLWGINSLSTHSHLTPQITAARKAGARVVCVDPYRGRTAAFADTHLKIRAGTDTALALGVMHELFAHGWTDEAYLAEATLGAGELRAEAELWPPERVAEVTGLAADEVREFARAIGTTRPAYFRVGYGMTRHENGGTALRAVTLLPALTGDWRHRGGGCNLSTSGAFKLSRTRLGAAHRTRPDAPRVNMNELADALKPEAGFGALFVYNCNPAVVAPDSERVRAGMRRGDLLVVVLEQVMTESAQLADYVLPATTFMEHPDLYTSYGHHWLGYNPPALEAPGEARPNSWVFQELARRLGVEEPSVYWSVDELTAELLDTDHPFLDGITPERLRAEGSVRLNLPDEFLPYAHGAETPSGQVQLAPAPRYVPVQAALNAEYPLRLLTPPAHHFLNSTYGVLERLNRAEGGEPQLLLHPDDARQAGVEDGALARVQSEVGEIVRRVRVSDVGQPGLAVLEGTWWGLSAPDGRSVNALTAQTLTDLGGGSTFHNTRVRLVPLELGEAG; from the coding sequence ATGACCGCGCCCACCCGCGACGTGCTCCTCACCTGCCCGCTCGACTGCCCCGACGCCTGCCGGCTGCGGATCACGCTGGAGCGCGGCGAGGACGGGCGCGAGCGGGCCGTCAAGCTGACGGGCGACGCCGACCATCCCTACACGCGCGGGTTCGCCTGCGCCAAGACGGTGCACTACCCCGAGCGCCAGAACCACCCGGAGCGGCCCCTTTCCCCCCTGCGGCGCGTGAACGCCAAGTCGGACCCCGAGCCGCAGTGGGAGCGGGTGAGCTGGGACGAGGCGCTGGACGACATCGCCGCGCGGCTCAGGGCGCTGATCGCTGAGCGCGGAGCGCGGAGCATCCTCCCCTACCACTACGCGGGCACGATGGGGCTGATGGAGGGCTCGCACGTCCACGCGCTGTGGCGGGCGCTGGGGGCGGCGGAACTTGAGGAGACGATCTGCGCGTCGGCGGGCACCGAGGCCTGGACGCTCGGCTACGGCAGCCGGCTGGGGGTGGACCCACTCGACGTGCCGCGCGCCCGATTGATCGTGCTGTGGGGCATCAACAGCCTCTCGACCCATTCGCACCTCACGCCGCAGATCACGGCGGCGCGGAAAGCGGGCGCGCGGGTGGTGTGCGTGGACCCCTACCGGGGCCGTACCGCCGCGTTCGCCGACACGCACCTCAAGATCCGGGCCGGCACCGACACCGCGCTCGCCCTCGGGGTGATGCACGAGCTGTTCGCGCACGGCTGGACCGACGAGGCTTACCTTGCCGAAGCGACGCTGGGGGCCGGCGAGCTGCGGGCCGAGGCCGAACTGTGGCCGCCCGAGCGGGTGGCGGAGGTGACCGGGCTCGCGGCGGACGAGGTGCGCGAATTCGCCCGCGCCATCGGGACGACCCGGCCCGCGTATTTCCGGGTGGGCTACGGCATGACCCGGCACGAGAACGGCGGCACGGCCCTGCGCGCGGTGACGCTGCTGCCGGCCCTCACCGGCGACTGGCGGCACCGGGGCGGCGGCTGCAACCTCAGCACGAGCGGGGCCTTCAAGCTCAGCCGCACCCGGCTGGGCGCCGCGCACCGGACCCGCCCGGACGCGCCGCGCGTCAACATGAACGAGCTCGCAGACGCTCTGAAACCGGAAGCCGGCTTCGGTGCCCTGTTCGTCTACAACTGCAACCCCGCCGTCGTCGCTCCCGATTCCGAGCGGGTGCGGGCGGGGATGCGCCGGGGCGACCTGCTCGTCGTGGTGCTCGAACAGGTGATGACCGAGTCCGCGCAGCTCGCCGACTACGTGTTGCCGGCGACCACCTTCATGGAGCACCCCGACCTCTACACGAGTTACGGCCACCACTGGCTCGGCTACAACCCGCCGGCGCTCGAAGCCCCCGGCGAGGCGCGGCCCAATTCGTGGGTGTTCCAGGAGCTCGCCCGCCGGCTGGGGGTGGAAGAACCGAGCGTGTATTGGAGTGTGGACGAGCTGACGGCCGAACTGCTCGACACCGATCACCCGTTCTTGGACGGCATCACTCCGGAGCGCCTGAGGGCCGAGGGCAGCGTGCGGCTGAACCTCCCCGACGAGTTCCTCCCCTACGCCCACGGCGCCGAGACGCCGAGCGGCCAGGTGCAGCTCGCGCCCGCGCCGAGGTATGTCCCGGTGCAGGCCGCACTGAACGCCGAGTATCCGCTGCGGCTCCTGACCCCGCCTGCCCACCACTTCCTGAACTCGACCTACGGGGTGCTCGAGCGCCTGAACCGCGCCGAGGGGGGCGAGCCGCAGTTGCTGCTGCACCCCGACGACGCGCGGCAGGCCGGCGTGGAGGACGGCGCCCTCGCGCGCGTCCAGAGCGAGGTGGGCGAGATCGTGCGGCGGGTGCGGGTGAGCGACGTGGGGCAGCCGGGGCTTGCGGTCCTCGAAGGCACGTGGTGGGGCCTATCGGCGCCCGACGGACGCAGCGTGAATGCCCTGACCGCGCAGACGCTGACCGACCTCGGCGGCGGGAGCACCTTCCACAACACGCGGGTGCGTCTCGTGCCGCTGGAGCTGGGGGAAGCCGGCTGA
- a CDS encoding ABC transporter ATP-binding protein, which translates to MALLEIENLSVNYGAIQAVRGLTLEVQEGETVTLIGANGAGKTTTLRAVSRMLRPVAGRIRFGGRDITRIPADEAVRIGIAQSPEGRQVLARQSVEDNLELGAYTRRSGPEVRADIGRMYARFPRLGERRNQLAGTLSGGEQQMLAIARALMSRPKLLLLDEPSLGLAPIIVREIFSIIKELGERGVTILLVEQNARLAMQSSHRTYVLEAGQMTFHGDSAQLLGDERVLHAYLGG; encoded by the coding sequence GTGGCGCTGCTCGAAATAGAGAATCTGAGCGTCAACTACGGCGCGATCCAGGCGGTGCGCGGGCTGACGCTCGAGGTGCAGGAGGGCGAAACCGTCACCCTGATCGGCGCGAACGGGGCCGGCAAGACGACCACCCTGCGCGCCGTGTCGCGGATGCTGCGCCCGGTCGCAGGCCGGATCCGCTTCGGCGGGCGCGACATCACGCGCATTCCGGCAGACGAGGCCGTCAGGATCGGCATTGCCCAGAGCCCCGAGGGCCGTCAGGTGCTCGCGCGGCAGAGCGTGGAGGACAACCTCGAACTCGGCGCCTATACCCGCCGCAGTGGTCCCGAGGTGCGCGCCGACATCGGGCGGATGTACGCCCGCTTTCCGCGCTTAGGAGAGCGCCGGAACCAGCTCGCGGGAACCCTCTCAGGGGGCGAGCAGCAGATGCTCGCGATTGCCCGCGCCCTGATGAGCCGCCCCAAGCTGCTGCTCCTCGACGAGCCATCGCTGGGGCTCGCGCCGATCATCGTGCGCGAGATCTTTTCGATCATCAAGGAGCTGGGCGAGCGGGGGGTCACCATCCTGCTCGTCGAGCAAAATGCCCGCCTCGCCATGCAGTCGAGCCACCGCACCTACGTGCTCGAAGCCGGGCAGATGACCTTCCACGGCGACAGCGCGCAGCTTCTGGGCGACGAGCGCGTGCTGCACGCCTACCTGGGGGGATAG
- the fusA gene encoding elongation factor G, whose product MPTRTVSVAAHSGAGKTTLSEALLHASGAITRKGKVEDGTTQSDFTDTEKAHGFSIQTGVLRLSHEGTDITVLDTPGYADFVREIRGAVRAADAALIVVSAVSGVEVGTERVWATADRFETPRIVALNKMDRERADFYTMLADIKASLKGPVAATFLPIGQGPEFRGVVNVLSGVGSVDVPSNMRAELKEARENLVETIVETDDDLMTRYLEGEEISDDELKAALRKAIHAGQLYPVIPVSAETGVGVPELLHLLVGSLRSARERGPVSGVDGQTREPSPDAPFSARVWRLSMDPFVGKEAYIRVWSGTLKAGDTIRNTTRGVDLRPAHLYVMNGKELTEVPELRAGEIGVLTKLTDLHTGDTLADPQNPIEYDALWLPDPAQTVALHPATRQDEDKIGAALTRLMEEDPTLHFTRDPQTGEQLLSGMGDMHLKIAVEKLAALGVNVTTSTPQIPYRETIHAAAEAQGKHKKQSGGHGQYGDCRIRIEPGEGYAFKSAVVGGAIPAKYLPSIEKGVQDAMQKGALAGFPLQDLHVTVLDGSYHDVDSSDIAFRMAGSLALKNALENAKPGLLEPVLLLRVRAPAQFTGDLIGDLQTRRARVQGMEPEGTVITIQAVVPQAELQNYSADLRSITGDRGAFSIKPHGYQDVPEHLAKKVIAERQQELARS is encoded by the coding sequence ATGCCTACCCGTACTGTAAGCGTCGCCGCGCATAGCGGCGCTGGAAAAACGACCCTGTCTGAAGCCCTGCTGCACGCCAGCGGGGCGATTACGCGTAAGGGGAAGGTGGAAGACGGCACCACCCAGAGCGATTTCACTGACACTGAGAAGGCGCACGGATTCTCGATCCAGACGGGCGTGCTGCGCCTGAGCCATGAAGGCACCGACATCACGGTGCTCGACACGCCGGGGTACGCCGACTTCGTGCGCGAGATTCGCGGGGCCGTGCGCGCCGCTGACGCCGCGTTGATCGTGGTGAGCGCGGTGAGCGGCGTCGAGGTGGGCACCGAGCGGGTGTGGGCCACCGCCGACCGCTTCGAGACGCCGCGCATCGTCGCGCTGAACAAGATGGACCGCGAGCGCGCCGACTTCTACACCATGCTGGCCGACATCAAGGCGAGCCTCAAGGGGCCCGTGGCGGCGACCTTCCTCCCCATCGGCCAGGGACCGGAGTTCCGGGGCGTGGTCAATGTCCTGAGCGGCGTGGGCAGCGTGGACGTGCCGAGCAACATGCGCGCCGAGCTGAAAGAAGCGCGCGAGAACCTGGTCGAAACCATCGTCGAAACCGACGACGACCTGATGACCCGCTACCTCGAAGGCGAGGAGATCAGCGACGACGAGCTCAAGGCGGCGCTGAGAAAGGCGATTCACGCCGGGCAGCTCTACCCCGTCATTCCGGTGAGCGCCGAAACCGGCGTAGGCGTGCCCGAGCTGCTGCACCTGCTCGTCGGCAGCCTGCGCTCGGCCCGGGAGCGCGGCCCGGTTTCGGGCGTGGACGGCCAGACCCGCGAGCCGAGCCCCGACGCGCCCTTCAGCGCGCGCGTCTGGCGCCTGAGCATGGACCCCTTCGTGGGCAAGGAAGCGTATATCCGGGTGTGGAGCGGCACCCTCAAGGCCGGCGACACCATCCGCAACACGACGCGCGGCGTGGACCTGCGCCCGGCGCACCTGTACGTGATGAACGGCAAGGAACTCACCGAAGTGCCGGAGCTGCGGGCCGGTGAGATCGGCGTGCTGACCAAACTGACGGACCTGCACACCGGCGACACCCTCGCTGATCCCCAGAACCCCATCGAGTACGACGCGCTGTGGCTGCCGGACCCCGCCCAGACCGTCGCGCTGCACCCGGCCACCCGGCAGGACGAGGACAAGATCGGCGCGGCGCTGACCCGGCTGATGGAAGAAGACCCCACGCTGCATTTCACCCGCGACCCGCAAACCGGGGAACAGCTCCTCTCCGGCATGGGCGACATGCACCTCAAGATCGCGGTGGAAAAGCTCGCGGCCCTCGGGGTCAATGTGACCACGAGCACGCCGCAGATTCCCTACCGCGAGACCATCCACGCCGCCGCCGAGGCCCAGGGCAAACACAAGAAGCAGTCGGGCGGGCACGGCCAGTACGGGGACTGCCGCATCCGCATTGAGCCTGGCGAGGGCTACGCCTTCAAGAGCGCGGTGGTGGGCGGCGCGATTCCCGCCAAGTACCTGCCGAGCATCGAGAAAGGCGTTCAGGACGCGATGCAAAAGGGCGCCCTGGCGGGCTTCCCACTGCAAGACCTGCACGTCACGGTCCTTGACGGCTCCTACCACGACGTGGATTCCTCGGACATCGCCTTCCGGATGGCGGGCAGCCTCGCGCTGAAAAATGCGCTAGAGAACGCCAAACCGGGGCTCCTCGAACCGGTGCTGCTGTTGAGGGTCCGTGCGCCTGCCCAGTTCACGGGCGACCTGATCGGTGACCTCCAGACCCGGCGAGCCCGCGTGCAGGGCATGGAACCCGAAGGCACCGTGATCACCATTCAGGCCGTCGTACCGCAGGCCGAGCTGCAAAACTACTCGGCGGACCTGCGCTCGATCACCGGCGACCGGGGGGCTTTTAGCATCAAGCCGCACGGGTATCAGGACGTACCCGAGCACCTCGCGAAGAAGGTGATCGCCGAACGGCAGCAGGAACTGGCGCGGAGCTGA
- a CDS encoding pyruvate kinase produces MTELAASEAPSDLDSIRRRLGELRAEVGAGAQARLERWRPWTGRDTYRPSAENLAAYLALRQHDVRALQSELVTWGVSSLGRCEPYVLPNLDAAGRALGALAGEARGGAAPTPERAAFAALESRLAAHTRELFGDVPTPGIMVTFPSEAAHNPALIRELLEAGMTVARINLAHDGPAEWAAMLAHLRTAREQAGQPCRVLMDLAGPKVRTGPPRWEGRAERLRPGDRIFLGPREEGLPRPGLTCTLPEALSAVEVGHTVWIDDGKIGTVVEARSGDVLTLRVTHAPAKGGKLRPEKGLNFPDTLLRLPALTDKDRTDLPFVARHADLVGYSFVQTVGDVEILLAALDAAGAPPDLGLVLKIETRHAVQNLADLMVRAAGARPTGVMIARGDLAVELGFARLTEIQEQMLWLAEAAHLPVIWATQVLEALVKKGERGRGEYTDAAGGVRAECIMLNKGPYVVQGVRELSDLIARMRPHFDKKRPQFRALSVAQPSSDRSGDA; encoded by the coding sequence ATGACAGAGCTTGCCGCGTCAGAGGCACCGAGCGACCTCGACTCCATACGCCGCCGCCTCGGTGAGCTGCGCGCTGAGGTCGGGGCCGGCGCGCAGGCGCGGCTGGAGCGCTGGCGGCCCTGGACCGGGCGGGACACTTACCGGCCGAGCGCCGAGAACCTCGCGGCCTACCTCGCCCTGCGCCAGCACGACGTGCGCGCGCTTCAGAGCGAACTCGTGACCTGGGGCGTGTCGAGCCTGGGGCGCTGCGAACCCTATGTCCTGCCCAACCTGGATGCGGCGGGCCGGGCGCTCGGCGCGCTCGCCGGGGAGGCCCGGGGGGGAGCGGCCCCGACGCCGGAGCGCGCGGCGTTCGCAGCCCTCGAAAGCCGGCTGGCCGCGCACACCCGCGAACTGTTCGGAGACGTCCCCACCCCCGGCATCATGGTGACCTTTCCCTCCGAGGCGGCGCACAACCCCGCCCTGATCCGCGAGCTGCTGGAGGCGGGCATGACCGTTGCGCGCATCAACCTCGCCCACGACGGCCCCGCCGAGTGGGCAGCGATGCTCGCGCACCTGCGGACCGCGCGGGAACAGGCCGGCCAGCCCTGCCGGGTGTTGATGGATCTCGCCGGCCCCAAGGTGAGAACCGGGCCGCCGCGCTGGGAGGGTCGCGCCGAGCGCCTGCGGCCCGGGGACCGAATCTTTCTCGGGCCGCGGGAGGAGGGGTTGCCACGCCCCGGCCTCACCTGCACCCTGCCGGAAGCGCTGAGCGCCGTGGAGGTCGGGCACACCGTCTGGATCGACGACGGCAAGATCGGCACGGTGGTCGAGGCCCGCAGCGGCGACGTGCTCACCCTGCGCGTGACCCACGCGCCGGCCAAGGGGGGCAAGCTGCGCCCGGAAAAGGGCCTGAACTTCCCCGACACGCTGCTGCGCCTCCCCGCCCTCACGGACAAGGACCGTACGGACCTTCCCTTCGTTGCCCGGCATGCCGACCTGGTCGGCTATTCCTTCGTGCAGACAGTGGGCGACGTGGAGATCCTGCTTGCGGCGCTGGACGCGGCAGGTGCCCCACCCGACCTGGGCCTCGTGCTGAAGATCGAGACGCGGCACGCGGTGCAGAACCTCGCCGACCTGATGGTCCGCGCGGCGGGGGCACGTCCGACCGGCGTGATGATCGCGCGCGGTGACCTCGCCGTCGAACTCGGCTTTGCACGCCTCACCGAGATTCAGGAGCAGATGCTCTGGCTCGCCGAGGCCGCGCACCTGCCGGTGATCTGGGCGACGCAGGTGCTTGAAGCCCTCGTCAAGAAGGGCGAGCGGGGACGCGGCGAGTACACCGACGCGGCGGGCGGCGTGCGCGCCGAGTGCATCATGCTCAACAAGGGGCCGTACGTGGTGCAGGGCGTACGCGAACTCTCTGACCTCATCGCCCGGATGCGCCCGCACTTTGACAAGAAGCGTCCACAGTTCCGGGCACTGAGCGTGGCGCAGCCGAGCTCCGACCGCAGCGGCGACGCCTGA
- a CDS encoding DUF4132 domain-containing protein, producing MRSIMNGVELSARDYAEYGRLAQLVRRGGEPTGQSARPGPSVDAVEAELRRVVTDRPDSPLRPLLWDLLSDGPEAFGPDLLAQALLLYLTENMVFPVTAQHALREIQRLPIAAARQVQRQLPERLGTVPPERRAALGAALSQLEALRATEEAGQAGDAGAWIAGWLQRVKVGSYSYSRQAQSPPVPPTIRRAVLQALLALKPEEHHPGEDAGEYERARFSQFWLVGMQAALTPLLEQDWSADERRRIIERLIEREGQPLDRLGHDFGLNGFEKALYRQVQAEREAGGLGPFALAALRRTRLRAYHPSPELKWVSEIHTPELNPGEAWADALLAHLGALTPERRAPWTALLTFARTASAGKPSAKWLKAAGKQVDAVGADTFREVLTACLPLLTRPRSFRLEPALYGPDPNLVLDEFNAQSLKGLLWLAPLAADAALARAVAGTVDAALKKVPGVGPRAPKIANAAAYALSQMESDAALSALARLASTVTFKGTLKEVQKALDAVATRLTVSREDLLELGVPTLGMEAVGERRETLGDVEARLTVGAGGAALTFSRGGRALKSVPASIKKDFAAEWKELKAAQKEAEQAASALAQRLDALMIEPRVWLGERWRERFQGHPLAGTVARRLIWEVDGTPACHDSGELRDVEGRPVPLRPAAEVRLWHPLGRGVDEVLAWRRRLEALGVRQPFKQAWREVYVLTGAERRTGTYSNRFAGHILKQHQFHQLAALRGWRNRLRLMVDDSYPPATRDLPAYGLRAEYWIEGIGEDYRTDTNESGSFLRVVTDQVRFYPLGAPENHAHAGGGGYTMWVNQDQQPAAPLPLEQLPPLALSEILRDVDLFVGVASVSNDPTWQDGGPGGRFREYWQSYSFGELTETAKTRAEYLGRLIPRLKIAERLSLEGRFLRVRGDRRSYRIHLGSSNILMDPNDEYLCIIPGGKGDGPDMDFDSDRVLSLILSKAFLLADDARITDPVILAQLGR from the coding sequence GTGCGGTCCATTATGAATGGCGTGGAGTTGAGCGCCCGCGACTACGCGGAGTATGGGCGGCTCGCTCAGCTTGTCCGGAGAGGGGGCGAGCCGACAGGCCAGAGCGCGAGGCCAGGTCCAAGCGTGGATGCCGTCGAGGCCGAACTCCGGCGCGTCGTGACGGATCGCCCGGACAGCCCGCTGCGGCCCCTGCTGTGGGATTTGCTCTCTGACGGGCCGGAGGCGTTCGGCCCGGACCTTCTGGCGCAGGCCCTGCTGCTGTATCTGACGGAAAATATGGTGTTCCCGGTCACGGCCCAGCATGCTCTGCGCGAGATTCAGAGGCTACCGATTGCGGCGGCCCGGCAGGTGCAGCGCCAGCTTCCCGAGCGGCTGGGCACCGTGCCCCCGGAGCGCCGCGCGGCCCTAGGAGCGGCGCTGTCGCAGCTCGAAGCCCTGCGCGCCACCGAGGAGGCCGGGCAGGCGGGAGACGCCGGGGCCTGGATCGCGGGCTGGCTTCAGCGCGTGAAGGTGGGGAGCTACAGCTATTCCCGCCAGGCACAAAGCCCGCCGGTCCCGCCCACCATCCGCCGCGCGGTTTTGCAGGCCCTGCTCGCCCTGAAGCCGGAGGAGCACCATCCGGGCGAGGACGCGGGGGAGTACGAGCGCGCCAGGTTTTCCCAGTTCTGGCTGGTGGGGATGCAAGCGGCCCTGACTCCGCTGCTCGAACAGGACTGGTCCGCCGACGAGCGCCGCCGGATCATCGAGCGGCTGATTGAGCGCGAGGGCCAGCCGCTCGACCGCCTGGGCCACGACTTCGGTCTCAACGGGTTCGAGAAAGCGCTTTATCGCCAGGTCCAAGCCGAGCGGGAGGCAGGGGGCCTGGGTCCGTTCGCGCTCGCCGCCCTGCGCCGCACCCGGCTGAGGGCCTACCACCCCAGTCCTGAGCTGAAGTGGGTCAGCGAGATACACACCCCCGAACTCAACCCCGGCGAAGCCTGGGCCGACGCCTTGCTGGCGCACCTCGGCGCCCTCACCCCCGAGCGGCGCGCGCCCTGGACGGCGCTGCTGACGTTCGCGCGCACCGCTTCTGCTGGCAAGCCGAGCGCGAAGTGGCTCAAGGCAGCCGGGAAACAGGTGGATGCGGTGGGGGCAGACACGTTCCGCGAGGTCCTGACCGCCTGCCTGCCGCTGCTGACGCGCCCGCGCTCCTTCCGGCTGGAGCCCGCGCTCTACGGACCCGACCCCAACCTCGTCCTCGACGAGTTCAATGCCCAGAGCCTCAAGGGCCTGCTGTGGCTGGCTCCACTCGCCGCCGACGCGGCTCTGGCCCGCGCCGTCGCGGGGACCGTGGACGCGGCGCTGAAAAAGGTCCCCGGCGTCGGCCCGCGCGCCCCGAAGATCGCCAATGCCGCCGCCTACGCCCTCTCACAGATGGAGTCGGACGCGGCGCTGTCGGCACTGGCGCGGCTGGCGAGCACCGTGACGTTCAAGGGCACGCTCAAGGAGGTGCAAAAGGCGCTGGACGCCGTGGCGACGCGCCTGACCGTCTCCCGGGAAGACCTGCTCGAACTCGGGGTGCCGACCCTGGGGATGGAGGCGGTGGGCGAGCGCCGGGAGACCCTGGGAGACGTGGAAGCTCGCCTCACGGTGGGGGCCGGCGGCGCCGCGCTGACGTTCAGCCGGGGAGGCCGGGCGCTCAAGTCGGTGCCGGCCAGCATCAAGAAGGACTTCGCCGCAGAGTGGAAGGAGCTCAAGGCCGCCCAGAAGGAAGCCGAGCAGGCCGCGTCGGCCCTCGCCCAGCGGCTCGACGCCCTGATGATCGAGCCGCGCGTGTGGTTGGGAGAGCGGTGGCGGGAGCGCTTCCAGGGTCATCCGCTCGCCGGCACGGTGGCGCGGCGGCTGATCTGGGAGGTGGACGGAACCCCGGCCTGCCATGACTCTGGAGAGCTGCGCGATGTAGAGGGCCGACCCGTCCCCCTGCGGCCCGCCGCCGAGGTGAGGCTCTGGCATCCCCTCGGGCGCGGCGTGGACGAAGTGCTGGCGTGGCGCCGCCGCTTAGAAGCGCTCGGCGTGCGGCAGCCGTTCAAGCAGGCGTGGCGCGAGGTCTACGTGCTGACGGGCGCCGAGCGGCGCACCGGGACGTACTCCAACCGCTTCGCCGGGCACATTCTCAAGCAGCACCAGTTTCACCAGCTCGCGGCGCTGCGCGGCTGGCGCAACCGGCTGCGGCTGATGGTGGACGACAGCTATCCCCCGGCGACCCGTGACCTGCCCGCCTACGGCCTGCGCGCCGAATACTGGATCGAGGGCATCGGCGAAGACTACCGCACGGACACCAATGAGAGCGGGTCTTTCCTGCGCGTCGTCACCGACCAGGTGCGCTTCTACCCGCTGGGGGCACCCGAGAACCACGCGCACGCCGGGGGCGGCGGCTACACGATGTGGGTGAACCAGGACCAGCAGCCCGCCGCGCCGCTGCCGCTGGAGCAGCTTCCGCCGCTCGCCCTGTCCGAGATCCTGCGCGACGTGGACCTCTTCGTGGGCGTCGCCTCGGTGAGCAACGACCCGACCTGGCAAGACGGCGGCCCCGGCGGACGCTTCCGCGAGTACTGGCAGAGCTACTCCTTCGGCGAGCTGACCGAAACCGCCAAGACCCGTGCCGAATACCTGGGGCGTCTGATTCCCCGCCTCAAGATCGCTGAACGCCTCTCGCTGGAGGGCCGCTTCTTGAGGGTGCGCGGCGACCGGCGCAGCTACCGGATTCACCTGGGTTCGAGCAATATCCTGATGGACCCCAACGACGAGTACCTGTGCATCATTCCTGGAGGCAAGGGCGACGGCCCCGACATGGATTTCGACAGCGACCGGGTACTCTCGCTGATCCTGAGCAAAGCGTTTCTCCTCGCCGACGATGCCCGCATCACCGACCCCGTGATCCTGGCGCAGCTCGGGCGCTGA